DNA from Deltaproteobacteria bacterium:
TTAATTACTCAGTTGTATCTTCTTTATTAGTATCAGGTGGAGCAATTGCCACGACGACTTTTGCTGGTCTAAGTAAACGAGCACGTAACATATAGCCTTTTTGCAATTCTTCAACAATAGTACCTGCTTGTTCAGAAGACACAGCTAATTGTGCAATAGCTTCATGGCGTTCAGGATCAAATGATTCGCCAAGACTTACAAATGATTGGACACCGTGACGAGCAAGAGTATCAATTAATTGCTTTGAGACTAGCCGAATTCCATCAATTACAGGATTGTTATCGTTTTCTGTGTGGTAAAGAGCTCGATCAAAATTATCGAGTACAGGTAAAATGTCTTGGAGTAATTGAGTTACA
Protein-coding regions in this window:
- the grpE gene encoding nucleotide exchange factor GrpE, which codes for MQNKNDAINNGATSENIMETTNDNTENPETLDSEEFFDADDSSVIEENADNSNELLASAKEEIAALREQLLRLAADFDNYRKRTTREQQEIREYGVTQLLQDILPVLDNFDRALYHTENDNNPVIDGIRLVSKQLIDTLARHGVQSFVSLGESFDPERHEAIAQLAVSSEQAGTIVEELQKGYMLRARLLRPAKVVVAIAPPDTNKEDTTE